A section of the Scylla paramamosain isolate STU-SP2022 chromosome 33, ASM3559412v1, whole genome shotgun sequence genome encodes:
- the LOC135089821 gene encoding mucin-2-like isoform X2 produces the protein MVCKDEVWLWFRDNEPHRRLELVCGLLNMCLPMELRFISTCVEDLGKRDFHDLREAEYKANNTQEIKRLSNLLDERTRSNLIVYIALLSGRNHTCSTLLYQSLVEAQQDPPLTDVNHIKEMLLVYTMVLHHPAFTFEQKRVIAELHERATRLEAQLSQHQELDAHMLEAFPGCAAAPEGCDSGLSVGTEPEGDTLLEGCTLLPTPSSQLQYHQHTQGLQKSVGGLGTSQTSPEGAGSQDACSSGSVALTPSYPYSHGNIHYYQYPPVVGSVAGCTQDGKGSNSEGSSSEEGPHHGVVQNGPPTSSSPLSSPQSSPYVSPLQSLSPSRASSPMSRPTTTTTTTTTTTAASFPPTVTASTTGPTTNPGLATHSSPRSGHKSPVGITQGSMTHGGTHVGLGHRGKPPSSGVRSQRQSDRSASRSRLPTGSSGDSETALGTLTPQNSPTSMRGTPHNPPNASSHGKNVSRWSGSHPTTTTTLPTSTSPSCAAPVVSNNKNAIRQNSQSPCPSSNATMACRTSLAANSPVNKIATTSNLPCSTVATTPTNTITTTTTSTTITTTTLTTTVATPVATATTITTSTTSTTITTLAATATATTAAAATTTTARNTSPPVVVYGGNQDKNAHTISTNSSVRPVSSIVGSNSINSFALEKCPVNNNNCLNQDYIKHERLSKYAHQLANRPVDKLKRMSDREILELGLTRGALTKLRRVLATIESSSNHVPNGFTNHSVIVPHQCTSHGSFSPSHAPLNSHPVVSSTAHSLNTPQTCSQSQHSTTNQGKPGGTVVSEAPQNPSQKAKNSVSNTLAYCKESASCHLSGTNNSACVSSASLQGSISSVVPSATTLPNNAPVTTTTFTSITTPSTLPVSTLNTIPASVNSTTTATITNSTAITPNSGVNTSFVSTNIASTMHMTQCHSVTISSNQKAPLVSSQPPPSVSSVSVESTTPTTTVTNHATHPPPVSVASQTRPSVLTPPASVFHYIASHTTPHYITPPPPIPLKTTPPPTGLPQLPITSQPPPNQHRTSPPSLCVPPRTPSQEPSTPSTSSGLVSNGSQQVYYNNSGPGGKNLPSVSSTMNAAGSSMNVAGYTAPPPHSSAAGGSMAVPVYTSAGNMPVYTSSSGIGVPPPSTGGLMPMVPPGSHYPAYLYPVLGGPGGSHSYVPPGPYGVQQPHRSYYFSHVPQMGSMPHLKAAPPHHGAPVSSVMGSRGGSSSSSSSSSSSSSTRMNKGNLRGQSQIKVSSQSSDSSPSSSQYSSPPQTPSPDHTRDNLPDKRGKAHGDGAEMCETGEPLGLLGSGASEGGTPPPFHHPPHPVLLPPQANLTRHRGIPYPQLGYLGFHHSGAMRYPGPPLPNQGPVMPPRNPLPINNDKSSRETTPPAPGALPLVPPDPHCCVRSPEGITVPTSLAGNNHGRNGGSPHTTASHSDGPQPPVTHTPVPSVASAPTVQVPPGNSCTGAPHSSVQYNAPGYQMVQVFPHFTGFMPTHSSLANGFVSSPMPPSFAIPNMGSGINPEFVYSGGQYSILGGTTQSGGGPSPACGTPAGIGGPAPGLGLAAGMPYTHYPPNLPHTPNPSAGAKKSCYNCGKVGHHGSECKEANIEEMCNLPKAARS, from the exons ATGGTGTGTAAGGATGAGGTGTGGCTGTGGTTCAGGGACAATGAGCCACACCGCCGCCTGGAGCTGGTGTGTGGCCTCCTCAACATGTGTCTGCCCATGGAGCTGAGGTTTATCAGCACGTGTGTGGAAGACCTCGGAAAAAGGGACTTCCACGACCTCAGGGAAGCTGAATACAAGGCTAATAACACGCAGGAAATAAAGCGACTGTCTAATTTGTTGGACGAAAGGACGCGCAGCAACCTGATAGTGTACATTGCCCTGCTGAGTGGCAGGAACCATACGTGTTCCACCCTGCTGTACCAGAGCCTGGTGGAGGCCCAGCAGGACCCGCCCCTCACCGATGTCAACCACATCAAGGAGATGTTGCTGGTGTACACCATGGTCCTGCACCACCCCGCCTTCACCTTCGAGCAGAAGCGAGTCATTGCCGAGCTGCACGAGAGGGCCACCAGGCTGGAGGCGCAGCTCTCCCAGCACCAGGAGCTCGACGCCCACATGCTGGAGGCTTTCCCGGGCTGTGCCGCCGCCCCCGAG GGGTGTGACAGTGGCCTAAGTGTTGGCACTGAGCCTGAGGGAGACACCCTGCTGGAGGGCTGCACTCTCCTGCCAACACCCAGCTCACAGCTGCAGTACCACCAGCATACACAGGGCTTGCAGAAAA GTGTTGGTGGGCTGGGCACTTCTCAGACATCACCAGAAGGTGCAGGGAGTCAG GACGCTTgcagcagtggcagtg TTGCTCTGACTCCAAGCTACCCATATAGCCATGGTAACATCCACTACTACCAGTACCCACCAGTAGTTGGGAGTGTAGCCGGGTGTACACAAGATGGGAAAGGCTCCAACAGTGAAGGGTCCAGCAGTGAGGAAGGGCCCCACCATGGAGTAGTTCAAAATGGACCTCCCACATCCAGCTCTCCCCTCAGCTCCCCACAGTCTTCTCCTTATGTTTCTCCCCTGCAGTCACTCAGTCCTAGTCGTGCATCCTCGCCCATGTCCcgcccaaccaccaccaccaccaccaccactacaacaacagcgGCAAGCTTTCCCCCGACCGTGACTGCTTCAACCACAGGACCCACCACCAACCCAGGGCTGGCCACTCACTCAAGCCCCCGATCAGGTCATAAGTCCCCTGTTGGCATTACCCAGGGCAGTATGACCCACGGAGGCACACATGTTGGGTTGGGTCACAGAGGAAAGCCGCCTTCATCCGGCGTTCGGTCCCAGAGACAATCAGACCGTTCAGCTTCACGGTCCCGGTTACCTACAGGTTCGTCAGGGGACAGTGAAACTGCCCTTGGAACCCTGACTCCACAGAACAGCCCTACCTCCATGCGTGGGACACCTCACAACCCACCCAACGCCAGCAGCCATGGGAAGAACGTCTCACGGTGGTCAGGGAgtcatcccaccaccaccaccacattgccTACCTCCACCTCACCCAGTTGTGCAGCGCCTGTAGTCTCCAACAACAAAAATGCCATAAGACAAAACAGTCAGAGTCCATGTCCGTCATCAAATGCAACCATGGCTTGCAGGACTTCCTTGGCAGCTAATTCTCCCGTGAACAAGATTGCTACTACCAGTAACCTTCCTTGTAGTACTGTTGCTACCACACCCACCAAcacaattactactaccaccacttctaccactataactactactaccctcACTACCACAGTAGCCACTCCTGTTGCTACtgccaccactattactaccagcaccaccagtaccaccatcactactctagctgctactgccactgccaccaccgccgccgccgccaccaccaccaccgccagaaaCACATCACCGCCTGTTGTTGTCTATGGAGGGAATCAAGATAAGAACGCCCACACCATTAGCACTAACTCAAGTGTCCGACCAGTGTCGTCCATTGTTGGTTCCAATTCCATAAATTCATTTGCCCTGGAAAAATgtcctgttaataataataattgcttaAATCAAGACTACATAAAGCATGAGAGATTAAGCAAGTATGCTCATCAGTTAGCAAATCGCCCTGTTGACAAG CTAAAAAGGATGAGTGACCGGGAAATCCTTGAGCTGGGGCTGACCAGGGGTGCTCTTACCAAATTGCGGCGAGTCTTGGCCACCATAGAGAGCTCATCCAACCATGTTCCCAACGGCTTCACCAACCATTCTGTCATTGTGCCTCACCAGTGCACGTCGCATGGATCATTCAGCCCATCCCACGCCCCATTAAACAGCCATCCTGTTGTCTCTAGTACTGCTCATTCTCTCAATACTCCACAAACTTGCTCACAGAGTCAACACAGTACAACAAATCAAGGCAAGCCTGGAGGAACAGTTGTTTCTGAAGCACCTCAAAACCCCtcacaaaaagcaaaaaattctGTCAGTAACACCTTGGCATACTGTAAAGAGTCTGCTAGTTGTCATTTGTCTGGTACTAATAATTCAGCCTGTGTATCTTCAGCTTCATTGCAAGGTTCCATATCCAGTGTAGTGCCAAGTGCTACTACTCTTCCTAACAATGctccagtcaccaccactacattcacctccatcaccactccctctaccctccctgTGTCAACTCTTAACACTATTCCAGCCTCTGTCAACTCCACAACAACTGCTACAATAACCAACAGCACTGCAATTACTCCAAACAGTGGTGTAAATACTTCCTTTGTCTCTACCAATATTGCCTCGACAATGCACATGACTCAGTGCCATTCTGTCACTATTTCCTCCAACCAGAAAGCTCCATTAGTTtcatcacagccaccaccaagTGTTTCTTCAGTAAGTGTTGAGTCtacaacacccaccaccactgtgACCAATCATgccacacatcctcctcctgtttcagTTGCTTCTCAAACACGTCCCAGTGTCCTTACCCCGCCTGCTTCAGTTTTTCATTATATAGCCTCACACACTACTCCACATTacataactcctcctcctcccatccccctcAAGACTACCCCACCTCCAACTGGTCTCCCGCAGCTTCCAATAACTTCACAGCCTCCTCCGAACCAACATAGAACATCGCCACCTTCGCTCTGTGTCCCTCCACGCACCCCCTCACAGGAACCATCCACCCCCAGCACCAGCTCTGGCCTTGTCAGTAATGGAAGCCAGCAG GTCTACTACAACAACAGTGGGCCTGGTGGAAAGAACTTGCCCAGTGTTAGCAGCACCATGAATGCTGCAGGTTCGTCCATGAATGTAGCAGGCTACACAGCtccccctcctcactcctcagcagcaggaggaagcatggcagtgccagtgtatacctcTGCCGGGAACATGCCAGTGTACACTTCTTCCAGCGGCATTGGTGTTCCCCCGCCCAGTACTGGAGGACTGATGCCCATGGTGCCCCCTGGCAGCCACTACCCAGCTTACCTGTATCCAGTCCTGGGAGGTCCAGGGGGCAGCCACTCCTACGTCCCTCCAGGACCGTACGGTGTCCAGCAGCCACACAGGTCGTACTATTTCTCCCATGTGCCACAGATGGGATCCATGCCACACCTCAAGGCTGCTCCACCGCACCACGGCGCTCCAGTGTCCTCCGTCATGGGCAGCAGGGgaggcagtagcagtagcagcagcagtagcagcagtagcagcagcacccgAATGAACAAGGGAAATCTAAGAGGACAGAGTCAAATCAAAGTTTCCTCTCAGTCCTCCGATtcatctccatcctcctctcagTACTCGTCCCCACCTCAGACCCCCAGCCCAGACCACACCAgagacaaccttccagataaaaGAG GCAAAGCTCATGGTGATGGAGCAGAGATGTGTGAGACTGGAGAGCCGTTAGGGTTACTGGGGTCTGGAGCAAGTGAGGGAGGCACACcacctcccttccaccaccCTCCTCACCCAGTCCTGCTGCCCCCACAAGCCAATCTCACCCGGCACCGAGGCATCCCATACCCCCAGCTTGGCTACCTAGGCTTCCACCACAGTGGGGCAATGAGATACCCAGGACCTCCATTGCCTAACCAGGGACCAGTGATGCCCCCCAGGAATCCTCTACCCATCAACAATGATAAATCAAGTCGAGAAACTACGCCGCCAGCCCCCGGAGCATTGCCACTGGTGCCGCCTGACCCGCACTGCTGCGTGCGCTCCCCGGAAGGTATTACAGTCCCCACCTCCTTGGCTGGGAACAACCATGGGCGTAATGGTGGCTCTCCCCACACTACTGCTTCCCATTCAGATGGTCCCCAGCCCCCGGTGACCCACACGCCCGTCCCTAGTGTGGCCTCGGCTCCCACTGTCCAGGTACCACCTGGTAACTCGTGTACAGGGGCTCCACATAGCAGTGTACAGTACAATGCACCAGGTTACCAAATGGTTCAAGTGTTTCCTCACTTTACAGGATTCATGCCAACTCATAGTTCTCTTGCTAACGGCTTTGTCTCGTCTCCCATGCCTCCCAGTTTTGCAATCCCAAATATGGGTAGTGGCATAAATCCAGAATTTGTTTACAGTGGTGGCCAGTATTCTATTTTGGGGGGTACCACTCAGAGTGGGGGTGGCCCGAGCCCTGCCTGTGGCACACCAGCTGGCATTGGAGGGCCCGCGCCTGGCCTGGGACTGGCAGCCGGCATGCCCTACACTCACTACCCCCCCAACCTGCCCCACACCCCCAATCCGTCCGCTGGTGCCAAGAAATCATGTTACAACTGTGGGAAGGTTGGGCATCACGGTTCTGAGTGTAAAGAGGCAAACATTGAGGAAATGTGCAATTTACCAAAGGCTGCCAGGTCTTGA
- the LOC135089821 gene encoding mucin-2-like isoform X1 — protein sequence MVCKDEVWLWFRDNEPHRRLELVCGLLNMCLPMELRFISTCVEDLGKRDFHDLREAEYKANNTQEIKRLSNLLDERTRSNLIVYIALLSGRNHTCSTLLYQSLVEAQQDPPLTDVNHIKEMLLVYTMVLHHPAFTFEQKRVIAELHERATRLEAQLSQHQELDAHMLEAFPGCAAAPEGCDSGLSVGTEPEGDTLLEGCTLLPTPSSQLQYHQHTQGLQKSVGGLGTSQTSPEGAGSQDACSSGSGESSELYNDGVTVSTRIIYNSIFEQQRLVALTPSYPYSHGNIHYYQYPPVVGSVAGCTQDGKGSNSEGSSSEEGPHHGVVQNGPPTSSSPLSSPQSSPYVSPLQSLSPSRASSPMSRPTTTTTTTTTTTAASFPPTVTASTTGPTTNPGLATHSSPRSGHKSPVGITQGSMTHGGTHVGLGHRGKPPSSGVRSQRQSDRSASRSRLPTGSSGDSETALGTLTPQNSPTSMRGTPHNPPNASSHGKNVSRWSGSHPTTTTTLPTSTSPSCAAPVVSNNKNAIRQNSQSPCPSSNATMACRTSLAANSPVNKIATTSNLPCSTVATTPTNTITTTTTSTTITTTTLTTTVATPVATATTITTSTTSTTITTLAATATATTAAAATTTTARNTSPPVVVYGGNQDKNAHTISTNSSVRPVSSIVGSNSINSFALEKCPVNNNNCLNQDYIKHERLSKYAHQLANRPVDKLKRMSDREILELGLTRGALTKLRRVLATIESSSNHVPNGFTNHSVIVPHQCTSHGSFSPSHAPLNSHPVVSSTAHSLNTPQTCSQSQHSTTNQGKPGGTVVSEAPQNPSQKAKNSVSNTLAYCKESASCHLSGTNNSACVSSASLQGSISSVVPSATTLPNNAPVTTTTFTSITTPSTLPVSTLNTIPASVNSTTTATITNSTAITPNSGVNTSFVSTNIASTMHMTQCHSVTISSNQKAPLVSSQPPPSVSSVSVESTTPTTTVTNHATHPPPVSVASQTRPSVLTPPASVFHYIASHTTPHYITPPPPIPLKTTPPPTGLPQLPITSQPPPNQHRTSPPSLCVPPRTPSQEPSTPSTSSGLVSNGSQQVYYNNSGPGGKNLPSVSSTMNAAGSSMNVAGYTAPPPHSSAAGGSMAVPVYTSAGNMPVYTSSSGIGVPPPSTGGLMPMVPPGSHYPAYLYPVLGGPGGSHSYVPPGPYGVQQPHRSYYFSHVPQMGSMPHLKAAPPHHGAPVSSVMGSRGGSSSSSSSSSSSSSTRMNKGNLRGQSQIKVSSQSSDSSPSSSQYSSPPQTPSPDHTRDNLPDKRGKAHGDGAEMCETGEPLGLLGSGASEGGTPPPFHHPPHPVLLPPQANLTRHRGIPYPQLGYLGFHHSGAMRYPGPPLPNQGPVMPPRNPLPINNDKSSRETTPPAPGALPLVPPDPHCCVRSPEGITVPTSLAGNNHGRNGGSPHTTASHSDGPQPPVTHTPVPSVASAPTVQVPPGNSCTGAPHSSVQYNAPGYQMVQVFPHFTGFMPTHSSLANGFVSSPMPPSFAIPNMGSGINPEFVYSGGQYSILGGTTQSGGGPSPACGTPAGIGGPAPGLGLAAGMPYTHYPPNLPHTPNPSAGAKKSCYNCGKVGHHGSECKEANIEEMCNLPKAARS from the exons ATGGTGTGTAAGGATGAGGTGTGGCTGTGGTTCAGGGACAATGAGCCACACCGCCGCCTGGAGCTGGTGTGTGGCCTCCTCAACATGTGTCTGCCCATGGAGCTGAGGTTTATCAGCACGTGTGTGGAAGACCTCGGAAAAAGGGACTTCCACGACCTCAGGGAAGCTGAATACAAGGCTAATAACACGCAGGAAATAAAGCGACTGTCTAATTTGTTGGACGAAAGGACGCGCAGCAACCTGATAGTGTACATTGCCCTGCTGAGTGGCAGGAACCATACGTGTTCCACCCTGCTGTACCAGAGCCTGGTGGAGGCCCAGCAGGACCCGCCCCTCACCGATGTCAACCACATCAAGGAGATGTTGCTGGTGTACACCATGGTCCTGCACCACCCCGCCTTCACCTTCGAGCAGAAGCGAGTCATTGCCGAGCTGCACGAGAGGGCCACCAGGCTGGAGGCGCAGCTCTCCCAGCACCAGGAGCTCGACGCCCACATGCTGGAGGCTTTCCCGGGCTGTGCCGCCGCCCCCGAG GGGTGTGACAGTGGCCTAAGTGTTGGCACTGAGCCTGAGGGAGACACCCTGCTGGAGGGCTGCACTCTCCTGCCAACACCCAGCTCACAGCTGCAGTACCACCAGCATACACAGGGCTTGCAGAAAA GTGTTGGTGGGCTGGGCACTTCTCAGACATCACCAGAAGGTGCAGGGAGTCAG GACGCTTgcagcagtggcagtggtgagtCCAGTGAGCTGTACAATGATGGAGTCACTGTGTCAACTAGAATTATCTATAACTCAATATTTGAACAGCAGAGATTAG TTGCTCTGACTCCAAGCTACCCATATAGCCATGGTAACATCCACTACTACCAGTACCCACCAGTAGTTGGGAGTGTAGCCGGGTGTACACAAGATGGGAAAGGCTCCAACAGTGAAGGGTCCAGCAGTGAGGAAGGGCCCCACCATGGAGTAGTTCAAAATGGACCTCCCACATCCAGCTCTCCCCTCAGCTCCCCACAGTCTTCTCCTTATGTTTCTCCCCTGCAGTCACTCAGTCCTAGTCGTGCATCCTCGCCCATGTCCcgcccaaccaccaccaccaccaccaccactacaacaacagcgGCAAGCTTTCCCCCGACCGTGACTGCTTCAACCACAGGACCCACCACCAACCCAGGGCTGGCCACTCACTCAAGCCCCCGATCAGGTCATAAGTCCCCTGTTGGCATTACCCAGGGCAGTATGACCCACGGAGGCACACATGTTGGGTTGGGTCACAGAGGAAAGCCGCCTTCATCCGGCGTTCGGTCCCAGAGACAATCAGACCGTTCAGCTTCACGGTCCCGGTTACCTACAGGTTCGTCAGGGGACAGTGAAACTGCCCTTGGAACCCTGACTCCACAGAACAGCCCTACCTCCATGCGTGGGACACCTCACAACCCACCCAACGCCAGCAGCCATGGGAAGAACGTCTCACGGTGGTCAGGGAgtcatcccaccaccaccaccacattgccTACCTCCACCTCACCCAGTTGTGCAGCGCCTGTAGTCTCCAACAACAAAAATGCCATAAGACAAAACAGTCAGAGTCCATGTCCGTCATCAAATGCAACCATGGCTTGCAGGACTTCCTTGGCAGCTAATTCTCCCGTGAACAAGATTGCTACTACCAGTAACCTTCCTTGTAGTACTGTTGCTACCACACCCACCAAcacaattactactaccaccacttctaccactataactactactaccctcACTACCACAGTAGCCACTCCTGTTGCTACtgccaccactattactaccagcaccaccagtaccaccatcactactctagctgctactgccactgccaccaccgccgccgccgccaccaccaccaccgccagaaaCACATCACCGCCTGTTGTTGTCTATGGAGGGAATCAAGATAAGAACGCCCACACCATTAGCACTAACTCAAGTGTCCGACCAGTGTCGTCCATTGTTGGTTCCAATTCCATAAATTCATTTGCCCTGGAAAAATgtcctgttaataataataattgcttaAATCAAGACTACATAAAGCATGAGAGATTAAGCAAGTATGCTCATCAGTTAGCAAATCGCCCTGTTGACAAG CTAAAAAGGATGAGTGACCGGGAAATCCTTGAGCTGGGGCTGACCAGGGGTGCTCTTACCAAATTGCGGCGAGTCTTGGCCACCATAGAGAGCTCATCCAACCATGTTCCCAACGGCTTCACCAACCATTCTGTCATTGTGCCTCACCAGTGCACGTCGCATGGATCATTCAGCCCATCCCACGCCCCATTAAACAGCCATCCTGTTGTCTCTAGTACTGCTCATTCTCTCAATACTCCACAAACTTGCTCACAGAGTCAACACAGTACAACAAATCAAGGCAAGCCTGGAGGAACAGTTGTTTCTGAAGCACCTCAAAACCCCtcacaaaaagcaaaaaattctGTCAGTAACACCTTGGCATACTGTAAAGAGTCTGCTAGTTGTCATTTGTCTGGTACTAATAATTCAGCCTGTGTATCTTCAGCTTCATTGCAAGGTTCCATATCCAGTGTAGTGCCAAGTGCTACTACTCTTCCTAACAATGctccagtcaccaccactacattcacctccatcaccactccctctaccctccctgTGTCAACTCTTAACACTATTCCAGCCTCTGTCAACTCCACAACAACTGCTACAATAACCAACAGCACTGCAATTACTCCAAACAGTGGTGTAAATACTTCCTTTGTCTCTACCAATATTGCCTCGACAATGCACATGACTCAGTGCCATTCTGTCACTATTTCCTCCAACCAGAAAGCTCCATTAGTTtcatcacagccaccaccaagTGTTTCTTCAGTAAGTGTTGAGTCtacaacacccaccaccactgtgACCAATCATgccacacatcctcctcctgtttcagTTGCTTCTCAAACACGTCCCAGTGTCCTTACCCCGCCTGCTTCAGTTTTTCATTATATAGCCTCACACACTACTCCACATTacataactcctcctcctcccatccccctcAAGACTACCCCACCTCCAACTGGTCTCCCGCAGCTTCCAATAACTTCACAGCCTCCTCCGAACCAACATAGAACATCGCCACCTTCGCTCTGTGTCCCTCCACGCACCCCCTCACAGGAACCATCCACCCCCAGCACCAGCTCTGGCCTTGTCAGTAATGGAAGCCAGCAG GTCTACTACAACAACAGTGGGCCTGGTGGAAAGAACTTGCCCAGTGTTAGCAGCACCATGAATGCTGCAGGTTCGTCCATGAATGTAGCAGGCTACACAGCtccccctcctcactcctcagcagcaggaggaagcatggcagtgccagtgtatacctcTGCCGGGAACATGCCAGTGTACACTTCTTCCAGCGGCATTGGTGTTCCCCCGCCCAGTACTGGAGGACTGATGCCCATGGTGCCCCCTGGCAGCCACTACCCAGCTTACCTGTATCCAGTCCTGGGAGGTCCAGGGGGCAGCCACTCCTACGTCCCTCCAGGACCGTACGGTGTCCAGCAGCCACACAGGTCGTACTATTTCTCCCATGTGCCACAGATGGGATCCATGCCACACCTCAAGGCTGCTCCACCGCACCACGGCGCTCCAGTGTCCTCCGTCATGGGCAGCAGGGgaggcagtagcagtagcagcagcagtagcagcagtagcagcagcacccgAATGAACAAGGGAAATCTAAGAGGACAGAGTCAAATCAAAGTTTCCTCTCAGTCCTCCGATtcatctccatcctcctctcagTACTCGTCCCCACCTCAGACCCCCAGCCCAGACCACACCAgagacaaccttccagataaaaGAG GCAAAGCTCATGGTGATGGAGCAGAGATGTGTGAGACTGGAGAGCCGTTAGGGTTACTGGGGTCTGGAGCAAGTGAGGGAGGCACACcacctcccttccaccaccCTCCTCACCCAGTCCTGCTGCCCCCACAAGCCAATCTCACCCGGCACCGAGGCATCCCATACCCCCAGCTTGGCTACCTAGGCTTCCACCACAGTGGGGCAATGAGATACCCAGGACCTCCATTGCCTAACCAGGGACCAGTGATGCCCCCCAGGAATCCTCTACCCATCAACAATGATAAATCAAGTCGAGAAACTACGCCGCCAGCCCCCGGAGCATTGCCACTGGTGCCGCCTGACCCGCACTGCTGCGTGCGCTCCCCGGAAGGTATTACAGTCCCCACCTCCTTGGCTGGGAACAACCATGGGCGTAATGGTGGCTCTCCCCACACTACTGCTTCCCATTCAGATGGTCCCCAGCCCCCGGTGACCCACACGCCCGTCCCTAGTGTGGCCTCGGCTCCCACTGTCCAGGTACCACCTGGTAACTCGTGTACAGGGGCTCCACATAGCAGTGTACAGTACAATGCACCAGGTTACCAAATGGTTCAAGTGTTTCCTCACTTTACAGGATTCATGCCAACTCATAGTTCTCTTGCTAACGGCTTTGTCTCGTCTCCCATGCCTCCCAGTTTTGCAATCCCAAATATGGGTAGTGGCATAAATCCAGAATTTGTTTACAGTGGTGGCCAGTATTCTATTTTGGGGGGTACCACTCAGAGTGGGGGTGGCCCGAGCCCTGCCTGTGGCACACCAGCTGGCATTGGAGGGCCCGCGCCTGGCCTGGGACTGGCAGCCGGCATGCCCTACACTCACTACCCCCCCAACCTGCCCCACACCCCCAATCCGTCCGCTGGTGCCAAGAAATCATGTTACAACTGTGGGAAGGTTGGGCATCACGGTTCTGAGTGTAAAGAGGCAAACATTGAGGAAATGTGCAATTTACCAAAGGCTGCCAGGTCTTGA